From Flavobacterium alkalisoli, the proteins below share one genomic window:
- the recO gene encoding DNA repair protein RecO, with the protein MLVKTKAIVISSLRYQEKSLIVKCFTESDGLKSYFIRDAFSTRKNSQKIAFFQPLNILEIEAAHKNKGSLEYFKEVKMAHPYYTVNTDITKTTIAIFLSEILHHCIREEEKNESLYHFLETALLWFDNHDEVANFHLILMMEITKFLGFFPERPQNENDFFEMTEGVFTPYQSISCLSVEETNLFKRLMQLKLDNSIKSFHVSERQALLKILLDYYAFHLDGFKRPKSLDVLKEIFS; encoded by the coding sequence GTGCTGGTAAAAACAAAAGCCATAGTGATAAGTTCACTTCGCTATCAGGAAAAAAGCCTGATCGTAAAGTGTTTTACCGAAAGTGACGGGCTAAAATCCTATTTTATAAGAGATGCTTTCTCTACCCGGAAGAACAGCCAGAAAATAGCTTTTTTTCAGCCGCTTAATATACTGGAAATAGAGGCTGCCCATAAAAATAAAGGCAGCCTGGAATATTTTAAGGAAGTTAAGATGGCACATCCGTATTATACCGTCAATACCGATATTACAAAAACTACCATTGCCATCTTTCTTTCAGAGATACTGCACCACTGTATACGTGAGGAGGAAAAGAACGAAAGTCTCTACCATTTTCTTGAAACAGCCCTTTTATGGTTTGACAACCATGATGAGGTTGCCAATTTCCATTTGATACTTATGATGGAAATAACAAAATTCCTTGGTTTTTTCCCGGAACGTCCTCAAAATGAAAACGACTTCTTTGAAATGACTGAAGGGGTTTTTACCCCATATCAGTCAATAAGCTGTCTCTCCGTAGAGGAAACAAATCTTTTTAAAAGGCTTATGCAGTTAAAACTGGATAACAGTATAAAAAGCTTTCATGTAAGCGAACGCCAGGCATTGCTCAAAATACTTTTGGATTACTATGCTTTCCATCTGGATGGTTTTAAAAGGCCAAAATCGCTTGATGTGCTGAAAGAAATATTCAGTTAG
- a CDS encoding DsbA family oxidoreductase, whose amino-acid sequence MKIEIWSDIMCPFCYIGKRRFEEALAGFEGSNDVEIEWKSFLLSPELKTDPTKNIHQFLAEHKNISLEEAKGMNNYVTNMAAQAGLIYDFDRAIPANSFNAHRFLHFAKKYGKQNEAEEKLFRAYFTEGKNIDDAQILMLLAIELGLDANKLAEAMNNGEFANDVIADINEAQQLGIRGVPFFVFNRKYAVSGAQESRAFAETLDKAFEEWQATQPKNNFETIKGQSCDTEGNCD is encoded by the coding sequence ATGAAAATAGAAATATGGAGTGACATTATGTGTCCCTTTTGCTACATAGGCAAAAGAAGATTTGAAGAGGCACTTGCCGGTTTTGAAGGCAGTAATGACGTAGAGATAGAATGGAAAAGCTTTTTGCTTTCGCCGGAACTTAAAACAGACCCGACCAAAAACATACATCAATTTTTAGCCGAACATAAAAACATTAGCTTAGAAGAAGCTAAAGGCATGAACAATTATGTAACCAATATGGCTGCCCAGGCAGGATTAATTTATGATTTTGACCGTGCCATACCGGCTAACAGTTTTAACGCCCACCGTTTTTTACATTTTGCCAAAAAATACGGAAAACAAAATGAGGCGGAAGAAAAACTCTTCAGGGCTTATTTTACTGAAGGAAAGAATATTGATGATGCACAAATACTTATGCTTCTTGCCATAGAACTTGGCTTAGATGCAAATAAACTGGCTGAAGCAATGAATAACGGTGAGTTTGCTAACGATGTTATTGCCGATATAAACGAAGCACAGCAGTTAGGCATACGCGGAGTACCTTTTTTTGTATTTAACCGCAAATATGCCGTTTCAGGAGCTCAGGAAAGCAGGGCATTTGCCGAAACGCTGGATAAAGCTTTTGAAGAATGGCAGGCAACACAGCCTAAAAACAATTTTGAGACTATTAAAGGACAAAGCTGTGATACCGAAGGGAATTGTGACTAA
- a CDS encoding alpha/beta hydrolase yields MKKHLLLLFVLLFSITAKAQEFKTLTYFVNDSTKLELDLFIPKKQGKEKSPLLIHVHGGGFAVGTREWGHHIAKHAASQGYVAASISYTLYMKDKKFSCDGILSEKVKAFQIAANQLWQATLFFIKNSEKYNIDTSKIFISGSSAGAETVLHATYWNRDLMNIYPDKLPASFKYAGVISGAGAIMDLNLITKKSVIPMLLFHGSCDPTVPYGTAAHHYCPTNVSGWLMLFGSYSIYNHILDLDGNTKLVTYCNGGHEYSDELFSKDPQTVVDFMNNTLNSKKEQSHIIISTNKECKKPNGYSFCD; encoded by the coding sequence ATGAAAAAGCACCTATTACTGCTGTTTGTCTTACTGTTTTCCATTACAGCCAAAGCTCAGGAGTTTAAGACCCTAACCTATTTCGTAAACGATTCAACCAAACTGGAACTGGATCTCTTTATCCCTAAAAAACAGGGAAAAGAAAAAAGCCCTTTACTCATACATGTACATGGCGGCGGTTTTGCAGTAGGAACCCGAGAATGGGGGCACCACATTGCTAAACATGCAGCATCTCAGGGTTATGTGGCAGCATCTATAAGCTACACACTCTACATGAAAGATAAAAAATTTAGTTGCGACGGCATTTTATCCGAAAAAGTAAAGGCTTTTCAAATTGCTGCAAACCAACTTTGGCAGGCTACCCTTTTCTTTATTAAAAACAGTGAAAAATATAATATAGATACTTCTAAAATATTCATTTCAGGAAGCAGTGCAGGAGCCGAAACTGTTTTGCATGCCACTTACTGGAACAGGGACCTCATGAATATCTATCCTGATAAACTCCCTGCCAGCTTTAAGTATGCCGGAGTAATATCCGGTGCAGGTGCTATTATGGACCTTAACCTTATTACAAAAAAAAGTGTAATACCTATGCTTCTTTTCCACGGTAGTTGCGACCCAACGGTTCCTTATGGTACTGCTGCACACCACTACTGCCCTACTAACGTATCCGGCTGGCTTATGCTTTTTGGCTCCTACTCCATTTACAATCATATTCTTGACCTTGACGGCAACACAAAACTGGTTACCTACTGCAATGGCGGACACGAATACAGCGACGAATTGTTTAGTAAAGACCCTCAAACAGTGGTAGATTTTATGAATAACACCTTAAATAGCAAAAAAGAACAGTCACATATCATAATTTCAACAAATAAGGAATGTAAAAAGCCTAACGGGTATAGTTTTTGTGATTAA
- the ileS gene encoding isoleucine--tRNA ligase translates to MSNKFAEYKGLDLPTVASEVLDFWKKENIFDKSVTTREGNPQYVFFEGPPSANGLPGIHHVMARAIKDIFCRYQTQKGFQVKRKAGWDTHGLPVELGTEKELGITKEDIGTKITVEEYNEACKRTVMRYTDVWNDLTEKMGYWVDMEDPYVTYKSKYMESVWWLLKQIYDKGLLYKGYTIQPYSPKAGTGLSSHEVNQPGAYRDVTDTTIVAQFKTIADTLPDFLRGFGDVDIMAWTTTPWTLPSNTALTVGPNIDYVLVKTFNQYTFQPINVVLAKNLIGKQFGKNYFESEDAADFENFKEGDKKIPYKILAEAKGKDLVGIRYEQLLPLALPYQNPENAFRVISGDFVTTEDGTGIVHTAPTFGADDAKVAKEAKPEVPPMLVLDANGNPVPLVDLQGRFIQGLGDLSGKYVKNEYYDKGEAPEKSVDVEIAIRLKEENKAFKVEKYVHSYPHSWRTDEPLLYYPLDSWFIRVTDVKERMFELNETINWKPKATGEGRFGNWLKNANDWNLSRSRYWGIPLPIWRTEDKTEEMIIGSAEELYNEIEKAIAAGVMNENPFKGFEPGNMSEANYDLVDLHKNVVDKITLVSPGGKPMNRESDLIDVWFDSGAMPYAQWHYPFENKELIDNHGAYPADFIAEGVDQTRGWFYTLHAIGTLVFDQVAYKNVVSNGLVLDKNGQKMSKRLGNAVDPFETLAEYGPDATRWYMISNANPWDNLKFDIEGVAEVRRKFFGTLYNTYSFFALYANIDNFSFAEPEVPLNERPEIDRWILSELNTLIKDVDSFYADYEPTKATRAISDFVQENLSNWYVRLCRRRFWKGEYAQDKIAAYQTLYTCLVTVAKLSAPVAPFFMDRLYKDLTKASQKETFESVHLADFPQYADNFVDKSLESRMEKAQTISSLVLSLRKKEMIKVRQPLQKVMIPVLDAKQKSEIEAVSELIKAEVNVKEIELMDDASGVLVKQVKPNFKVLGPRFGKDMGLISKEIQNFSQEQINEIERNGSLDVVISGKSITLTNEDVEISSQDIEGWLVANSNGITVALDITITDDLRKEGIARELVNRIQNIRKDSGFEVTDRIKVYLKDNDTLEQAVKSNESYIKSETLTDELIFNEEVENGTEIEFDDIKTLVLISK, encoded by the coding sequence ATGAGTAATAAATTTGCTGAATATAAGGGTCTTGACCTGCCAACAGTTGCTAGTGAGGTCCTTGATTTCTGGAAGAAGGAAAATATTTTTGATAAGAGTGTAACTACCCGTGAGGGTAATCCTCAGTATGTGTTTTTTGAAGGCCCGCCTTCGGCAAACGGATTGCCGGGTATTCACCACGTTATGGCACGTGCCATTAAAGATATTTTTTGCCGTTACCAAACCCAAAAAGGTTTCCAGGTTAAGCGTAAGGCCGGGTGGGATACTCACGGACTTCCGGTTGAGCTTGGCACCGAAAAGGAACTTGGCATTACTAAAGAAGATATTGGTACTAAAATTACAGTAGAAGAATATAACGAAGCCTGTAAGCGTACCGTTATGCGTTATACCGACGTATGGAATGACCTTACCGAGAAAATGGGTTATTGGGTGGATATGGAAGATCCGTATGTTACCTATAAGTCAAAATACATGGAATCGGTATGGTGGTTGCTGAAACAGATTTATGATAAAGGCCTTTTATATAAAGGATATACTATACAGCCCTACTCGCCAAAAGCGGGTACAGGTTTAAGTTCGCACGAGGTTAACCAGCCGGGTGCTTACCGCGATGTTACCGATACTACTATCGTTGCTCAGTTTAAAACTATAGCCGATACCCTTCCTGATTTCCTTAGAGGTTTTGGTGATGTAGATATCATGGCCTGGACCACTACACCGTGGACCCTGCCAAGTAACACGGCTCTTACTGTAGGACCTAATATTGATTATGTATTGGTTAAAACCTTTAATCAATATACTTTCCAGCCTATAAATGTAGTGTTGGCTAAAAACCTTATAGGTAAGCAGTTTGGTAAAAACTACTTTGAAAGTGAAGATGCTGCCGACTTTGAAAACTTTAAGGAAGGCGATAAAAAAATACCATATAAAATACTTGCTGAAGCAAAAGGTAAAGACCTTGTAGGCATACGCTATGAGCAATTACTTCCTTTAGCATTACCATATCAAAATCCTGAAAATGCATTCCGTGTAATTTCGGGAGACTTTGTTACTACCGAAGACGGTACAGGTATAGTTCACACAGCTCCTACTTTTGGTGCTGATGATGCCAAGGTGGCAAAAGAGGCTAAGCCGGAAGTACCGCCTATGCTTGTTCTTGATGCAAACGGAAACCCGGTGCCATTGGTAGACCTTCAGGGAAGGTTCATTCAGGGGCTTGGAGACCTTTCTGGCAAATATGTTAAGAATGAGTATTATGATAAAGGGGAAGCACCTGAAAAATCAGTTGATGTAGAGATTGCTATCCGTCTGAAAGAAGAAAACAAAGCCTTTAAGGTAGAGAAATATGTTCACAGTTATCCGCACAGTTGGAGGACTGATGAGCCATTACTATACTATCCGTTAGACAGCTGGTTTATCCGTGTTACTGACGTTAAGGAAAGAATGTTTGAACTTAACGAGACCATTAACTGGAAGCCTAAGGCAACAGGTGAAGGACGTTTTGGTAACTGGCTTAAAAATGCTAACGACTGGAACCTTTCACGTTCGCGGTATTGGGGTATCCCGCTTCCTATATGGAGAACTGAGGATAAGACCGAAGAAATGATAATAGGTTCGGCAGAAGAACTTTATAATGAAATAGAAAAAGCTATCGCTGCCGGTGTTATGAACGAAAATCCGTTTAAAGGATTTGAACCGGGCAACATGAGCGAAGCAAATTATGACCTTGTTGACCTGCACAAAAATGTAGTGGATAAAATTACACTGGTATCACCAGGCGGTAAGCCAATGAATCGAGAAAGCGACCTTATTGACGTTTGGTTTGACAGTGGTGCCATGCCTTATGCGCAGTGGCACTATCCTTTTGAAAATAAGGAACTGATAGATAACCACGGTGCTTATCCTGCCGATTTTATTGCGGAAGGGGTTGACCAGACAAGAGGATGGTTCTATACACTGCATGCTATAGGTACATTGGTGTTCGATCAGGTTGCTTATAAGAACGTTGTAAGTAACGGGCTTGTACTGGATAAAAACGGGCAGAAAATGTCTAAGCGTTTAGGTAATGCTGTAGATCCGTTCGAAACCCTTGCAGAATATGGTCCTGACGCTACACGCTGGTACATGATAAGTAATGCTAACCCTTGGGATAACCTTAAGTTTGATATTGAAGGTGTGGCCGAAGTAAGACGTAAATTCTTTGGTACGCTGTATAATACATATTCTTTCTTTGCGTTATATGCCAATATTGATAATTTCAGTTTTGCTGAGCCGGAAGTTCCGTTGAATGAAAGGCCGGAAATTGACCGTTGGATATTATCAGAGCTTAATACGCTTATTAAGGATGTAGACAGTTTCTATGCCGATTATGAGCCTACAAAAGCAACCAGGGCGATATCTGACTTTGTTCAGGAAAACCTTAGTAACTGGTATGTAAGATTATGTAGAAGACGTTTCTGGAAAGGTGAATATGCTCAGGATAAAATTGCGGCTTACCAAACACTATATACGTGTCTTGTAACCGTTGCTAAATTAAGTGCGCCTGTAGCACCATTCTTTATGGACAGACTTTATAAAGATTTAACAAAGGCTTCACAAAAAGAGACGTTTGAAAGCGTACATTTGGCCGATTTTCCTCAGTATGCTGATAACTTTGTTGATAAATCGTTAGAAAGCAGAATGGAAAAAGCGCAGACAATTTCCTCTTTAGTACTTTCATTAAGGAAAAAAGAGATGATTAAAGTGCGCCAACCGCTGCAAAAGGTAATGATACCGGTACTTGACGCTAAACAGAAGAGCGAAATAGAGGCCGTTTCAGAGCTTATAAAAGCAGAGGTGAATGTAAAGGAAATAGAACTTATGGACGATGCTTCGGGTGTTTTAGTGAAGCAGGTTAAGCCTAATTTTAAAGTTCTTGGACCAAGGTTTGGCAAAGATATGGGTCTGATTTCCAAAGAGATACAAAATTTCTCACAGGAGCAGATTAATGAAATAGAGAGGAACGGAAGCCTGGATGTTGTTATTTCGGGAAAAAGTATTACTTTAACAAACGAAGATGTTGAGATTTCTTCGCAGGATATCGAGGGTTGGTTAGTGGCAAATTCTAATGGTATTACAGTAGCGTTAGATATTACCATAACTGATGATTTAAGGAAAGAAGGTATAGCCCGCGAGCTGGTAAACAGAATTCAGAATATCAGAAAAGATTCAGGATTTGAAGTTACCGACAGGATAAAAGTTTATTTAAAGGACAACGATACGCTGGAGCAGGCTGTAAAAAGCAACGAAAGCTACATCAAGTCGGAGACCCTTACAGATGAGCTTATATTTAACGAAGAAGTTGAAAATGGTACAGAAATTGAATTCGATGATATAAAAACACTAGTATTAATTTCAAAATAA
- a CDS encoding TraR/DksA family transcriptional regulator — MVDEQQIRYSDADLAEFKELITKKIEKAKADLDLIKSAYMNDLNNGTDDTSPTFKAFEEGSETMSKEANSQLAIRQEKFIRDLKNALIRIENKTYGICKVTGKLIGKERLKLVPHATMSIEAKNMQR, encoded by the coding sequence ATGGTAGATGAGCAGCAAATAAGATATTCGGATGCGGACTTAGCAGAGTTTAAGGAGCTTATTACTAAGAAGATAGAAAAAGCAAAAGCTGACCTTGACTTAATTAAAAGTGCCTATATGAATGATTTAAATAACGGTACTGATGATACATCACCTACTTTTAAAGCATTTGAAGAGGGCAGCGAGACTATGTCTAAAGAAGCCAACTCACAGCTTGCTATTCGTCAGGAGAAGTTTATTCGTGACCTGAAAAATGCCCTGATAAGGATTGAAAATAAAACCTATGGCATTTGTAAGGTAACTGGTAAACTGATAGGCAAAGAAAGGCTTAAGCTTGTACCGCATGCTACCATGAGTATCGAAGCAAAAAACATGCAAAGATAA
- a CDS encoding lipoprotein signal peptidase has translation MSLKRAYLIVILILIIDQVSKIYVKTHFRLDEAVRVFGWDWFRIHFIENEGMAWGAVIPGTYGKLILTLFRIVAVGGIGYWLYDSVKKRYSNYLIVAISLILAGAFGNIVDSVFYGLIFDYSSESHVATLFSGNPYGTVFHGKVVDMFYFPIWKGQLPSWLPFWGGQDFLFFNAIFNVADAAISVGVAVLILFNKRAFAKPAGVTE, from the coding sequence ATGTCTTTAAAAAGAGCTTACCTTATTGTTATCCTTATACTGATTATAGATCAGGTGTCTAAAATATATGTAAAAACTCATTTTAGGCTGGACGAGGCTGTAAGGGTATTTGGTTGGGATTGGTTTAGGATACACTTTATTGAAAATGAAGGTATGGCCTGGGGAGCTGTTATTCCGGGTACTTATGGTAAGCTTATACTAACCCTATTCAGGATAGTGGCCGTAGGCGGTATAGGTTACTGGCTGTATGATTCTGTAAAGAAAAGATATTCCAATTACCTTATAGTTGCCATATCCCTTATTTTGGCGGGAGCTTTCGGTAACATTGTTGATTCTGTTTTTTACGGACTTATTTTTGATTACAGCAGCGAAAGCCACGTAGCTACTCTTTTTTCCGGTAATCCCTACGGAACAGTATTTCACGGCAAGGTTGTAGATATGTTCTACTTCCCGATATGGAAAGGGCAGTTGCCTTCATGGCTGCCGTTTTGGGGAGGCCAGGATTTTCTTTTCTTTAATGCTATTTTTAATGTGGCCGATGCGGCTATCTCAGTAGGAGTGGCAGTGCTTATCCTATTCAACAAAAGAGCATTTGCAAAGCCTGCAGGCGTTACCGAATAA
- a CDS encoding 5-formyltetrahydrofolate cyclo-ligase produces MTKKELRIKYKALRNALSIEETEDKSLAIANMLLKLDIWDKVYFHLFLSIEEHTEIQTEYILQILAGKDKEIVVSKSDFADCSMTHYLLTDNTRLKKNEYGIPEPVHGLEVPDNKIDVVFVPLLAFDTKGHRTGYGKGFYDRFLAKCKSDVIKIGLSFFDAEKKIDDINHTDMVLDYCVTPNRIYTF; encoded by the coding sequence ATGACCAAAAAAGAACTACGCATAAAATACAAAGCACTTAGAAATGCTTTATCTATAGAAGAAACCGAAGACAAAAGCCTGGCTATTGCCAACATGCTTTTAAAGCTTGATATATGGGATAAGGTTTATTTTCACCTGTTTTTAAGTATAGAAGAGCATACGGAGATTCAAACGGAATACATACTCCAGATACTTGCCGGAAAGGATAAGGAAATAGTAGTTTCTAAATCTGATTTTGCTGACTGCAGCATGACACATTACCTGCTTACAGACAATACACGCCTTAAAAAGAATGAATATGGTATTCCTGAACCTGTACACGGACTGGAAGTACCCGACAATAAAATAGACGTGGTTTTTGTACCCCTATTGGCCTTTGACACCAAAGGACACCGCACAGGGTATGGAAAAGGGTTTTACGACCGATTTTTGGCCAAATGCAAAAGCGATGTAATAAAAATAGGATTATCGTTTTTTGATGCCGAAAAAAAAATAGATGACATTAACCACACCGATATGGTACTGGATTATTGTGTTACCCCAAACAGGATATATACTTTTTAG
- a CDS encoding succinylglutamate desuccinylase/aspartoacylase family protein, with translation MAKHKDITILGQTILPGESKTINMEIARLHTMTKLKVPIIVERAKIDGPVVLFSAGLHGDEINGVEIVRQIIVRKINKPKKGTIICMPVINVFGFVNKTREFPDGRDLNRVFPGSKNGSLASRFAFHLLDEVIPNVDYCIDFHAGGASRFNAAQIRIVPNNTELKELSDIFNAPFTLYSKNIAGSFRNACGRLGVKMLLFEGGKSLDINNDITQEGVRGAKRFLAHFNMLNPKKQAKEAPAPSIYIERSGWVRAKYSGMFQAHCSAGKFVEKGEVIAHITDPFGKFEHKVKAPNTGYIINANDGPIVYQGDAIFHITQKH, from the coding sequence ATGGCAAAACACAAAGACATTACCATACTGGGCCAAACCATATTACCCGGCGAAAGCAAAACCATAAATATGGAAATTGCGCGCCTGCATACCATGACAAAACTTAAGGTTCCCATTATCGTGGAACGCGCTAAAATTGATGGCCCCGTGGTACTTTTTTCTGCCGGGCTACATGGTGACGAAATAAACGGCGTTGAGATTGTACGCCAGATAATAGTGCGTAAAATAAACAAACCGAAAAAAGGAACAATTATCTGCATGCCGGTAATAAATGTTTTCGGGTTTGTGAATAAGACACGTGAGTTTCCCGACGGACGCGATTTAAACAGGGTGTTTCCGGGTAGTAAGAACGGATCGCTTGCAAGCCGCTTTGCCTTTCACCTGCTTGATGAGGTTATTCCTAATGTGGATTATTGCATCGATTTTCATGCCGGTGGTGCCAGCCGTTTTAACGCAGCACAAATACGCATAGTACCCAATAATACCGAGCTTAAAGAACTGTCGGACATATTTAATGCGCCTTTTACTTTATACTCTAAGAATATTGCAGGATCATTTAGAAATGCCTGTGGCAGACTGGGTGTGAAAATGCTTTTGTTTGAAGGGGGAAAATCGTTAGACATTAATAACGACATCACCCAGGAAGGTGTAAGGGGAGCAAAACGTTTCCTTGCACATTTTAACATGCTTAACCCTAAAAAACAGGCTAAGGAAGCACCGGCACCCAGTATATACATTGAAAGATCGGGGTGGGTTCGTGCCAAATACTCGGGCATGTTTCAGGCACATTGCTCTGCCGGAAAGTTTGTGGAGAAAGGAGAAGTAATTGCGCATATAACCGATCCTTTCGGAAAATTTGAACACAAGGTAAAAGCTCCTAATACAGGCTACATCATTAATGCAAATGACGGCCCTATAGTATATCAGGGCGATGCCATTTTCCATATTACCCAAAAGCATTAA